A stretch of the Manis pentadactyla isolate mManPen7 chromosome 16, mManPen7.hap1, whole genome shotgun sequence genome encodes the following:
- the DEF6 gene encoding differentially expressed in FDCP 6 homolog isoform X1, whose translation MALRKELLKSIWYAFTALDVEKSGKVSKSQLKVLSHNLYTVLHIPHDPVALEEHFRDDDDGPVSSQGYMPYLNKYILDKVEEGAFIKEHFDELCWTLTAKKNYQVDSNGSSMLSDQDAFRLWCLFNFLSEDKYPLIMVPDEVEYLLKKVLSSMSLEVGMGELEELLAQEAQAAQTTGGLSVWQFLELFNSGRCLRGVGRDALSMAIHEVYQELIQDVLKQGYLWKRGHLRRNWAERWFQLQPSCLCYFGSEECKEKRGTIPLDAQCCVEVLPDREGKRCMFCVKTASRTYEMSASDTRQRQEWTAAIQTAIRLQAEGKTSLHKDLKQKRREQREQRERRRAAKEEELLRLQQLQEEKERKLQELELLQEAQRQAERLLQEEEDRRRSQHLELQQALEGQLREAEQARASMQAEMELKEEEAAQQRQRIKELEEMQQRLQEALHLEVKARRDEEAVRIAQTRLLEEEEEKLKQLLQLKEHQERYIERAQQEKQELQQEMALQSRSLQQAQQQLEEVRQNRQRADEDVEAAQRKLRQASTNVKHWNVQMNRLMHPIEPGDKRPTTSSSFTGFQPPLLARRDSSLKRLTRWGSRDNRTPSPSSSEQQKSLNGGVEAPISASTPQEDKLDPAPEN comes from the exons ATGGCCCTGCGCAAGGAGCTGCTTAAGTCCATCTGGTATGCTTTCACCGCCCTGGATGTGGAGAAGAGCGGCAAGGTCTCCAAGTCCCAGCTCAAG GTGCTGTCCCACAACCTGTACACAGTCCTACACATCCCCCATGACCCCGTGGCTCTGGAGGAGCACTTCCGAGATGATGACGATGGCCCTGTGTCCAGCCAGGGATACATGCCCTACCTCAACAAGTACATCCTGGACAAG gtggaggagggggcttTCATTAAGGAGCACTTCGATGAACTGTGCTGGACCCTGACGGCCAAGAAGAACTATCAGGTGGATAGCAACGGGAGCAGCATGCTCTCCGATCAGGATGCCTTCCGCCTCTGGTGCCTCTTCAACTTCCTGTCTGAGGACAAGTACCCTCTGATCATGGTTCCTGATGAG GTAGAATACTTGCTGAAGAAGGTGCTCAGCAGCATGAGCTTGGAGGTGGGCATGGGTGAGCTGGAGGAGCTGCTGGCCCAGGAGGCCCAGGCAGCCCAGACTACCGGGGGGCTCAGTGTCTGGCAATTCCTGGAGCTCTTCAACTCAGGCCGCTGTCTGCGAGGTGTGGGGCGGGACGCCCTCAGCATGGCCATCCATGAGGTGTACCAGGAACTGATCCAAGATGTCCTGAAGCAG GGCTACCTGTGGAAGCGAGGGCACCTGAGGAGGAACTGGGCAGAACGCTGGTTCCAGCTGCAACCCAGCTGCCTCTGCTATTTTGGGAGTGAAGAGTGCAAGGAGAAAAGGGGTACCATCCCGCTGGATGCACAGTGCTGTGTGGAG GTGCTGCCCGACCGAGAAGGGAAGCGCTGCATGTTTTGCGTGAAGACAGCCTCCCGCACATATGAGATGAGCGCCTCAGACACGCGCCAGCGCCAGGAGTGGACGGCTG CCATCCAGACGGCGATCCGGCTCCAGGCCGAGGGGAAGACGTCGCTGCACAAGGACCTGAAGCAGAAGCGGCGCGAGCAGCGCGAGCAGCGGGAGCGGCGCCGGGCAGCCAAGGAAGAGGAGCTACTGCGACTGCAGCAGTTACAGGAGGAGAAGGAGCGGAAGCTGCAGGAGCTGGAGCTGCTGCAAGAGGCGCAGCGGCAGGCCGAGCGCCTGCTGCAAGAAGAGGAAGATAGGCGTCGCAGCCAGCACCTGGAGCTTCAGCAGGCGCTGGAGGGCCAATTGCGCGAGGCAGAGCAG GCCCGGGCCTCCATGCAGGCTGAGATGGAgctgaaggaggaggaggcagcccaGCAGCGGCAGCGCATCAAGGAACTGGAGGAGATGCAGCAGAGGCTTCAGGAGGCCCTGCACCTGGAGGTGAAGGCTCGGAGGGATGAGGAGGCGGTGCGCATAGCCCAGACCAG actgctggaggaggaggaggagaaactgaAGCAACTGCTGCAGCTGAAGGAGCATCAGGAGCGCTACATCGAGCGGGCCCAGCAGGAGAAGCAAGAGCTGCAGCAGGAGATGGCGCTGCAGAGCCGTTCCCTGCAGCAGGCCCAGCAGCAGCTGGAGGAGGTGCGGCAGAACCGGCAAAGGGCCGACGAGGACGTGGAG GCTGCCCAGCGGAAGTTGCGCCAGGCCAGCACCAATGTGAAACACTGGAATGTCCAGATGAACCGGCTCATGCATCCAATTGAGCCTGGAG ACAAGCGTCCTACCACCAGCAGCTCCTTCACGGGCTTCCAGCCCCCTCTGCTTGCCCGCCGTGACTCCTCCCTAAAGCGCCTGACCCGCTGGGGATCCCGGGACAACAGGACCCCCTCACCCAGCAGCAGTGAGCAGCAAAAGTCCCTCAATGGTGGGGTTGAAGCTCCCATCTCGGCTTCCACTCCTCAGGAAGATAAACTGGACCCAGCACCAGAAAATTAG
- the DEF6 gene encoding differentially expressed in FDCP 6 homolog isoform X2 produces MALRKELLKSIWYAFTALDVEKSGKVSKSQLKVLSHNLYTVLHIPHDPVALEEHFRDDDDGPVSSQGYMPYLNKYILDKDAFRLWCLFNFLSEDKYPLIMVPDEVEYLLKKVLSSMSLEVGMGELEELLAQEAQAAQTTGGLSVWQFLELFNSGRCLRGVGRDALSMAIHEVYQELIQDVLKQGYLWKRGHLRRNWAERWFQLQPSCLCYFGSEECKEKRGTIPLDAQCCVEVLPDREGKRCMFCVKTASRTYEMSASDTRQRQEWTAAIQTAIRLQAEGKTSLHKDLKQKRREQREQRERRRAAKEEELLRLQQLQEEKERKLQELELLQEAQRQAERLLQEEEDRRRSQHLELQQALEGQLREAEQARASMQAEMELKEEEAAQQRQRIKELEEMQQRLQEALHLEVKARRDEEAVRIAQTRLLEEEEEKLKQLLQLKEHQERYIERAQQEKQELQQEMALQSRSLQQAQQQLEEVRQNRQRADEDVEAAQRKLRQASTNVKHWNVQMNRLMHPIEPGDKRPTTSSSFTGFQPPLLARRDSSLKRLTRWGSRDNRTPSPSSSEQQKSLNGGVEAPISASTPQEDKLDPAPEN; encoded by the exons ATGGCCCTGCGCAAGGAGCTGCTTAAGTCCATCTGGTATGCTTTCACCGCCCTGGATGTGGAGAAGAGCGGCAAGGTCTCCAAGTCCCAGCTCAAG GTGCTGTCCCACAACCTGTACACAGTCCTACACATCCCCCATGACCCCGTGGCTCTGGAGGAGCACTTCCGAGATGATGACGATGGCCCTGTGTCCAGCCAGGGATACATGCCCTACCTCAACAAGTACATCCTGGACAAG GATGCCTTCCGCCTCTGGTGCCTCTTCAACTTCCTGTCTGAGGACAAGTACCCTCTGATCATGGTTCCTGATGAG GTAGAATACTTGCTGAAGAAGGTGCTCAGCAGCATGAGCTTGGAGGTGGGCATGGGTGAGCTGGAGGAGCTGCTGGCCCAGGAGGCCCAGGCAGCCCAGACTACCGGGGGGCTCAGTGTCTGGCAATTCCTGGAGCTCTTCAACTCAGGCCGCTGTCTGCGAGGTGTGGGGCGGGACGCCCTCAGCATGGCCATCCATGAGGTGTACCAGGAACTGATCCAAGATGTCCTGAAGCAG GGCTACCTGTGGAAGCGAGGGCACCTGAGGAGGAACTGGGCAGAACGCTGGTTCCAGCTGCAACCCAGCTGCCTCTGCTATTTTGGGAGTGAAGAGTGCAAGGAGAAAAGGGGTACCATCCCGCTGGATGCACAGTGCTGTGTGGAG GTGCTGCCCGACCGAGAAGGGAAGCGCTGCATGTTTTGCGTGAAGACAGCCTCCCGCACATATGAGATGAGCGCCTCAGACACGCGCCAGCGCCAGGAGTGGACGGCTG CCATCCAGACGGCGATCCGGCTCCAGGCCGAGGGGAAGACGTCGCTGCACAAGGACCTGAAGCAGAAGCGGCGCGAGCAGCGCGAGCAGCGGGAGCGGCGCCGGGCAGCCAAGGAAGAGGAGCTACTGCGACTGCAGCAGTTACAGGAGGAGAAGGAGCGGAAGCTGCAGGAGCTGGAGCTGCTGCAAGAGGCGCAGCGGCAGGCCGAGCGCCTGCTGCAAGAAGAGGAAGATAGGCGTCGCAGCCAGCACCTGGAGCTTCAGCAGGCGCTGGAGGGCCAATTGCGCGAGGCAGAGCAG GCCCGGGCCTCCATGCAGGCTGAGATGGAgctgaaggaggaggaggcagcccaGCAGCGGCAGCGCATCAAGGAACTGGAGGAGATGCAGCAGAGGCTTCAGGAGGCCCTGCACCTGGAGGTGAAGGCTCGGAGGGATGAGGAGGCGGTGCGCATAGCCCAGACCAG actgctggaggaggaggaggagaaactgaAGCAACTGCTGCAGCTGAAGGAGCATCAGGAGCGCTACATCGAGCGGGCCCAGCAGGAGAAGCAAGAGCTGCAGCAGGAGATGGCGCTGCAGAGCCGTTCCCTGCAGCAGGCCCAGCAGCAGCTGGAGGAGGTGCGGCAGAACCGGCAAAGGGCCGACGAGGACGTGGAG GCTGCCCAGCGGAAGTTGCGCCAGGCCAGCACCAATGTGAAACACTGGAATGTCCAGATGAACCGGCTCATGCATCCAATTGAGCCTGGAG ACAAGCGTCCTACCACCAGCAGCTCCTTCACGGGCTTCCAGCCCCCTCTGCTTGCCCGCCGTGACTCCTCCCTAAAGCGCCTGACCCGCTGGGGATCCCGGGACAACAGGACCCCCTCACCCAGCAGCAGTGAGCAGCAAAAGTCCCTCAATGGTGGGGTTGAAGCTCCCATCTCGGCTTCCACTCCTCAGGAAGATAAACTGGACCCAGCACCAGAAAATTAG